A single region of the Carassius gibelio isolate Cgi1373 ecotype wild population from Czech Republic chromosome A14, carGib1.2-hapl.c, whole genome shotgun sequence genome encodes:
- the LOC128027307 gene encoding TSC22 domain family protein 3-like isoform X2 — protein MSTEMFKTPMELAVYQLHNFSISFFSSFLGGDDVVSVKLDNSASGASVVAIDNKIEQAMDLVKNHLMYAVREEVEILKEQIKELAEKNNQLERENSLLKNLASPEQLVKFQSRLPSDSSLPLDPQEMGSPEDGEHLYNSTGSAV, from the exons ATGAGCACGGAGATGTTCAAAACGCCAATGGAGCTCGCTGTCTATCAGCTGCACAATTTCTCTATCTCCTTCTTCTCATCCTTCCTAGGAGGGGATGATGTAGTATCGGTCAAACTAGACAACAG TGCCTCTGGCGCAAGCGTTGTGGCAATTGACAACAAGATCGAACAGGCAATG GATCTTGTGAAGAATCACTTAATGTATGCAGTCAGGGAGGAAGTTGAGATCTTGAAAGAGCAGATCAAGGAACTTGCAGAAAAGAACAACCAGTTGGAGCGTGAGAACAGCCTGCTGAAGAACCTGGCGAGCCCAGAGCAGCTGGTGAAGTTTCAGTCACGCCTGCCCTCAGACTCCAGCCTCCCCCTGGACCCTCAGGAGATGGGGTCACCTGAGGACGGCGAGCACCTGTATAACAGCACGGGGTCTGCTGTATAA